TGTCTTGAAAGGAACGGGGGTAAATCTGGTATACAATACCCGATTGCCACCAAAGGGGATTGGCTTCGTTCATAAATTAGGGATTGGTTGAAGAAAAAAGCGGTAAAAAAACTATGCTTCCGATTTAATGGGAGGTATCCAGTTTACGTCTTTGCAATGATTACACTCATTCTCGGGTTTCAGGGGTTGAAACATGGTATTTCCACAATTCTTGCAGACAAGCCGGTCGTTTGCCTTGGGTTGTTCTTCAATAAGTTCCTGATCCTCATTGGGAATTACGGAGAGCCCCGGCTTCGGCTTTTCGTTTTCAATAAGCGTGAATTTACCGTTGGCTTCGATGTACAGGCGTCGAACCTGACCCAGATGCAAAATACTGGCAGCCCGGAGTTCGGCAAAAAGGCGTTCGCGGGTAATACGGGAATGCTGCATGGCTTTGAGTTCCAGCACCCCATCTTTCACTAGAATTTCCATATCATCCTGCGTAATGGCCTCAAATTTTTCATTTCGGGAAGCGATACGGGAAATCCAGCGTTGACCCGCTACAATAATAATGGCAATGGCGATGGCGGGCAGTAGCCCCCGGTCAGGCGAGAGTACGGGCATACCAATGGCGGCGGCCAGGGATGTCAAAGCCGCCATTTCATTGCGGTTGAGCTGGGAGGCCATCCGCCGCCCCATGATTCGGATACAAACCATGAGCAGCAGGTACACAAAAGTCATCCGAATGATGACTTCTATGAAGTAACTAGCCGGCAATTCACCGTAAAAGATCCGGAGCCAGTCGTCAATTTTAATATCATCAGGATTCATGAGATCTAGGAAGAAAGCATTAGAGAATGGCTGTACCCCAGTCTTCAGCCTGGCAGTGGGGGCATGGGCCGGGGTGGGTCTTTTTTTCGACGGTTTTTCCGCAATTGCAGCAAACGGCTAATTCGGTTACTTCCCGCTGAATGGTATGAATGGACGTATCACTCACATTGGGCGGCAGGGTAGATAAGCCCGGTTTCGGTTCTTTTTCGGGGTAAATACTGAATAGCCCGCTGGCTTCCAGATATACCCGCTTGACTTCCCCAAGGTTATAGTACTTTTCGGTCCGCAAAACGCTAAAGAGCTGCTGATGCGAAATGCGGTTTCCCATCAGCTCGCTTACGTCCAAAACCCCATCTCTAACCAGAACGGTGGTAGTGCCCTGCATGATCATCTCCACGGTTTTATTTTTGAATCCCCATAAGGTGGTATATCGCTGATACAAGAGGGCACAAATCATGGCAAATATACCTAGCCCAATGCCCCGGTCCGGAGCCTGCATAGACGGGGAAAGGATGGCCCCGGTAGTAAGCATGACGCCCATTTCGGTAATGGAGAGTTGTCCATTCATGCGTTTGCCCAACAACCGCATCATCACCAACAAGAACAAATAGATAATCAGAGTCCGAAAGAGTACTTCCAGAAAAAATATGGGCGGAGCCATGCCCCACAGAATTCGGTTCCAGTCGTCGAGCTGGATATCACTCTTTTTCATGAGAATGTGGAGTCAAACGTAGTGAACAAGCCCAAAAAAAAGAATGCCTACCAGGGCAGTAGAGCTTTTCCCCGGAATGAGAAGAAAGAAGTAGAAAGAACAGTACTGACTACTGCCGAAAATAGCTTAAAACACCACCCCTAAATTTAGAGGGAATGAGGTAAAACTGCCCCGAAAACTAGGGATGCTCCCAGGCGGTTCATTCGTAAAAAAAGCAGCTATGAAAAAAGTAAAATTATTTTTTCACAAGCGTGATAACCTTTCCTGTTTCCCGGTGATAAACCAGTAGAGCTGCTTGTTTTAACCCACACTTATACGAATCAACCTTCAATCTTTGAACACCCGGCGGGGCGGTCCTTAGGATCGCTCCGCTTTGGTTAGGTAGCAGGCTTTTGGAACTAATCGTTTGTGGGCCGCCGTTACCCGGCCAGTAAATACCCCAATCAACCGTAAAGCCATGTTAAATTTTGAGTTTAAAAACCCAACCAAACTTATTTTTGGAACGGGGAAAATTGCCCAGTTAGCCCAGGAAATACCCGCCGATGCCCGTGTACTGCTGCTATACGGTGGCGGAAGTATTAAAACCAATGGCATTTATGATCAGGTTAAAGCGGCTCTGGCTAGCTACGACATCGTTGAATTTGGCGGGATTCCGGCCAACCCCGAATACGAAGTATTACTACAGGCCCTGTCGGTCATTAAAGAACAATCGATTACGTATTTACTGGCTGTGGGCGGTGGCTCGGTCATCGATGGGACCAAGTTTCTGGCTTCGGCGGCGTACTACACCGGTCCCGAACCCTGGGATATTTTGAGTCAGTCAATCCGTACGGAACACGGCATGCCCTTTGGTACGGTACTCACCCTACCAGCTACGGGTTCAGAAATGAACTCCGGAGCGGTTATCACCCGGGCCGAAACGCAGGAAAAGCGATCCATGGGGGGACCAGGTTTGTTTCCGGCGTTTTCGATTCTAGATCCTCAAGTGGTTCGCTCCGTACCGCAGCGACAACTGGCCAATGGGATTACCGACGCTTTTACGCACGTGCTGGAGCAATACATGACCTATCCGGTCGGGGCTCGACTGCAGGATCGTTTTGCGGAGAGCATTATGCAAACGCTGATTGAAATCGCTCCCGTGATTATGCAAAACCCGGCTGATACCGATGCCGCTGGTGATTTTATGTACTGCTGTACAATGGCCCTTAACGGATTGATTCAGAAAGGGGTACCGACTGACTGGGCCGTACACGCCATGGGTCATGAACTCACAGCTCTCTATAACATTGATCACGCCCGAACGCTGGCCATCATCGCTCCCAGTCATTATCGGTATAACTTCCGCACCAAACGCGAAAAACTGACTCAGTACGGCCAACGCGTATGGGGTTTGACGGGGCCTCCCGAAGAAGTGGCCATTCGGGCCATTGGCCGTACGGAAGAATTTTTCCATTCGCTCGACATCAAAACCAAACTCTCCCAGTACACCGAAAATTACGAAGGTACGGCTGAACGCATTGAGGAACGTTTTACGGAGCGGGGTTGGCTGGGATTAGGCGAACATAAATCACTAACGCCTCAAGATGTACGAACCATTGTGGAAATGAGTTATTAACTGAGATATTATTAGATTGAACACTGATGTACGAGTCGATGTAGGTTCCAAGTTTGATTCTATCCTAATTCAAACCTGATACGTCAACGAAAAGCCCCCGAAAATCGAAGTTTTCGGGGGCTTTTCGTTGACAATACGCTTGGCTATTACCGAGCCAATACAATACCAGCAAAGGAAGCCAGCGAGGGCAGGGTAAATGCAACGGTACCTTTCTGGTAGGAAAACGGAAGCGTACCTTTCTGACCCAATACGTGAATCCGGCTGGGTTTGAAAGGACAGGCCATCTGGAAACGCAGTTGTTGGAGGGGTATGGGTGCAAAATACGTATTCCCGCTAAAACCCGTCAGATTGACCAGGTGTACAATCCAGCCATCGCTGGCCGACTGCTGAATTTTCTGAGGCGTGTTTTCGGTAAATTCCTGGACAATGACTTCTACCCGGTCGGGAGCATTGGTTTGGACGAGACGGCCCGCCGACGGGTACAGGCGGTCCAGCACATCGAGCAGGAGGTTTTTGTGTTGTTGATACCCGTGCTGGTAATACAGGCGACCCAGATGAATGGGTAAAAGGGCATTAGTACTTTTGCCGTAGGTTTTTAGGCCCATGGCGTAGTAACCCGTGGGGTCATGGCCGCCAATGATTTCAGGCGGACCGGGTCGTCCCTTCGCCAAAATGGGTAAGTAGGTAGTGTCGGCTGCCGAAAAATCGTACAGACCCAGATTGAACTTCCAGAAGAGCATTTTCTGTCCCGGAAAGCGTTTAAACGGAGCTTGCCGCTCGGGAGTTAAATAGAAACCGCTCCCGTCGTGCTCGCCCTGCACCACTTTCGCCCCGAATAATTCGGCTAAGGCTACTGGATGATCAGAAAGGGTACGGTTGGTCGCCAGCAGGCTGGTCCCCTGCTGACTGATTTGTTTTAACGCCTCCACCGAAGCCGCACTCAGGTAGGTAAGGTCGGGGAGCAACAGCACCCGGTATTTTTTCAGGTCCTGGACCCGGCGGGCAAGCTGCGAATCTTCAATGATATCAAAGGGTAGGTGAGCTTCCTTAAGCATGAGTTGCAGACCCCGGTATTCCTGCATGGGTAAACCGCTGGGCCAGGAACCCGGAGCAATCAGAGCAATGCGGGCCACGGAACGGTAGCGACCAAAATACTTTTCGTAGGCTTTATGATGGGCATAGACCTGACGGATGACCTTAAAATTACGTTCGTCTTCGTAGCCTCGCATGTCACCCATCATGCTGATATCCAGTCCTGAACCGTTGGCAATATTTTCGTAGAGGCGGATTCTGACCTCTTCCGGTTCGACGGCATTGTATCGCGACTGAAAAGAAATCTGCTGAATGCTGGCGTTACTGATGATGTGATCCGGATAGGAATGGACGGCATTGTTGACATTATCCGATGCCGTATAGGGCCAGTAGGGAAGCGTAGTCGAGCTTTGGGATTCGTGGCGGATGATGTCCACGTACTCGTCCATGTAGGTACAAAGGGCCACCTGCGGATTTTTGGATTTAATCAGTTCGTGCAGGCGTTTGGTCCAGTCATCGACGGTGAATTTTTTAAAGGCTTCGTAGACCTTGTACACGGAATCGCCTTTGTTTTCTTTCTCTGGTAAGCGAAGGCCCTTGCTGTATGCGGCAAATCGCTTTTGATCGTGTTCATTCTGATCAATGCCGTGGTATACCCCCTCGTAAGGATTGTTGACCTGATACCCCGGCATATTCAGGAAAATACCATCGATGGGAAAACGGTCCATGACTTCGGCGATGATTTCAAAAGCCTTGGTTTGTACATAAGGAGCGTTGATCGAAACCATCACCATGTCCGTGTTGTATACCCGCTCACCCTTGGGAGACAGGTAACACCAGTCGGGATGAGCCTTGAAAATGCTTTCGTGCACCCGACTGAAATCAAAGCGTACCATTACCCGGATGCCCTGCTGATGGCATTTCCGAATCAAATCATCCATCAGCGTCGGCGAGCGGAGGTAGGGATTCTGGTAGTGAAAATCCAGCTTGGTGGGATAAAAAGCCATGATACCGCCAATATTGATCAACAGCGTATTGGCTGAGCTTCGCTGCAGATCCTCGACGATGGAATCTGGCTGCATCGTAGCGGCTTCGTACGCAGGCATGTTGAACTGGATCACGCGGAGATTATTGGCTTTCCACCAGGGCATCGACCGGGGCCAGTCCGTATGGGATTGACCGTAGGCCATACTTCCCAAGAGAAGCAGGATCAGAGGAATGAATCGTTTTAACATGTATAGAGGTTAGCGTTTCCGACGAAAATAGCGGAAAATCAGCAAAGCCAGCTTCCGGCCGACCCAAAAACAAAACCCGCCCACCACCAGTTGACACTTATCATCTGCCAATCCCCTCGGAACGAACCTACGCGTTCGTCGCTATGCGTATGAATCAGACACCCATCGATCAACACGGCTTAATCGGAAACATGAATACGGCGGCTCTGGTCTCCTGCAACGGAACCATTGATTTTCTATGCCTGCCCCGGTTTGATTCACCCACGGTATTTGCCCAACTACTCGACTCGGAAAAGGGCGGTTACTTTTCCATCCGGCCCACGTTTTCGGATTTAACCTACAAGCAGCTTTACCTAACGGATACGGCTATACTGGTGACCCGCTTCTTCTCCGATGACGGCATTGCCGAACTGACGGACTTCATGCCCGTGCACGAAGAGGGTTCCCGGATGACGGTTATTCGTAAGCTAATGGCCGTACGGGGAAACATCGAGTTTGAAATCCAGTGTAAGCCCCGTTTTTCGTACGGTCGAATCAGCCACGAAGCTCAGACGAACGAAATGGGAATCCGGTTTACGGATGCGGACGGTCAGGAGTTACAGTTGTACAGCGAAATTCCGCTGGAGCTATCCGAATCAGACGTCGTATCGCGATTTCAACTGGAGGAAGGCAAAACATTATGCTTTATCCTCTGCGAGGAGAGTAAGCTTTGTAAGGAAAGCAAAACGCCCGAATCCAGTATCGCTGACTTATGTAAAACGTACTACGACGCCACCCATGCGTTCTGGAAAACCTGGACCCGGCAATCTACCTACAAAGGACGTTGGCGGGAAATCGTGATTCGCTCCGCCATTACGCTGAAACTCATGTCCTCACATGAACACGGCTCGGTGGTGGCGGCCCCTACCTTCGGCTTGCCCGAGAGCTTGGGCGGGGAACGCAACTGGGATTATCGCTACGCCTGGATACGGGATTCGGCTTTTACGATGTTTGCGTTTCTGAAACTAGGTTTCCTGGATGAGGCCCGCCGCTTTATGGACTGGGTGGAACAGCATTGCCTCAACGAATCCCTGAAACTCATGTATACCATCGACGGCCAAACGCCGCCGCAGGAAGAGGAACTCAGTCATTTTTCGGGTCATAATGATTCCAAACCGGTTTTGATTGGGAATGGAGCGGTTACGCAGCGACAAATGGACATTTACGGAGAGCTGATTGATACCATTTATCTTTTCAATAAATACGGCGGCCACATTACGTATGAGTTCTGGAAAAAACTCAGCAAGGAAGTCGAATTTGTCTGCGGACACTGGCGACTACCTGATCACGGGATGTGGGAAATTCGAGGCGAAGAAAAGCAGTTTCTGCATTCGTTTATGATGTGCTGGGTAGCCCTGGATCGGGCCATCCGCATTGGGGACGAACGCTCGTTTCCCTACCCCAGGGAACAGTGGTATCGGGTACGCGATGAAATCTACGACTTCATTTTTAACGAATTCTGGTGTGAGGAAAAAGAAGCTTTCGTACAGGTTCGCGGCGGACATGCCCTGGATGCCTCCGTACTGCTCATGCCTCTGGTTCAGTTCATTACGCCTAATGAACCCCACTGGCAGAAAACCATGTTGGCCATCGAACGCGAACTCAAACTGGATGTTCTCATTTACCGGTACCGCAACGAAGAAACGCAGATTGACGGACTAGACGGAGAAGAAGGGACGTTTACAATGTGTTCATTCTGGTTCGTGGAGTGTTTAACCAAGGGAGGACAGATTGAGCGAGCCAGTAATTTTTTCGAGAAAATTCTTGGCTACGCCAATACCCTAGGCTTGTTTTCGGAACAGTTGAGTAAACGGGGTGAACAGCTGGGAAATTATCCGCAGGCTTTGACGCACCTCGCTCTGATTACAGCAGCCATTGAACTAGATCGAAATCTGGGAAGCTAACGCACTAGAAATGGATCAGGCGGCTAGGTAAAGCCTAGTCGCCTGATTAACGAGCCGAAGGATTACCCCTCGTATAGCAAACGTACGCCATAGCTAACTTCCGGAAACCGAGAAAATAAGCTAAGCCTCCGGCTGATTTTGTTTCTCTAATGCCTGCCGTAACTGCAGGTTATCCCGCGAAAGCGACTCAATTTGCGATTTCAGAAAGGCAATCTGGTGTAAAAGGGCATCTACCGTACGTTCCGTTTCCTGCCAGGGAGCGGCCGTGTCTAAGGTATCGGCCTGATGCGAATACGCCCGGCACGTTGATGAACAAAACTTGGCCGTGGAGCGGGAGGCAAAAAAGGGCGTACCGCACCACTGGCAGGTTTTTTCGAAGATTTTCGCATTATGCTTGAAGCCTTCTTTGCTTAAACGGGGCATACGTGTAAAGGTCTGTGAGCCCTAAAGGTACTAAAATTGTCATAACGCCATGGCAACGTTAATTATTTTTCTTTCCCAAGCTGGATTTGGCTCCTAGTTTGCCTTATAGTACGATTCCTTTTACGGCTGGTTGCGGTTTAGGTAAGTCCTTATCTCCCCAATGTTCTTTTAGATTGGTTTCGATGGTCAGACTCATGGCCGTCATCGGAATACCTTCCATCCGGTTTTCAAACGGATCCTCGATGCGTTCGCCCAACAGATCCAGCGTCAAAAAGACAAAGGAAATAATAACAGAGACGGGCATACTGGCCCAGCCGATCTCCTCGACGAAGACAAAGGGTAGGAGAGAGGCGTGGATAAATACGAAGACGCGGGATGAAAAACTGTACTGCCGGGGAAAGGGTGTATTCTTAATTCGTTCGCAACGACCCTGGATGTTATTGAATTCAACCAGAATTTCTTCCACTTTGGTAAATCGGTAGTCCGAGAGCCAGCCTCTTTGGTAAGCTCGTTTCAAATCTTCACCCTGTAAGTTGAGTAGATAATTGGGCGGGTTATTTTTCTTGCAAAACACCTTGTACTCCGACGGGGACAGAAAGGATTCGGTATCGGAATATTCATTGCGGTCTTCATACATTTCCTCCAGGTCGGTTTTATTGTAGGGTTGAGGTCGGCGTAAGAATACCCGCAACGCATGAACGAAAGCAATGTGTCGATAGATCATCCGATGTTGCAGTTCACGCACTTCAGCGGCTTGCTCGGCATCTTCGGGAATAATCATGATCAGTACTTCCCGAGCCCAAGCCCGACTGTAGTTGACTAACAAGCCCCAAATCTGCCGGGCTTCCCACCAACGATCATACGCATTATTATTCTTGAAGCCCAAAAAGATAGACAGAGCCGTACTAATAGCGGTGATCGTGGTGAAGGGCAGGTGTAAGTGAAAAAGGTTATAGTAATCGTGCAGTAGATAGACTGTGACTGAAAGCACCGTGTAATAGATCAGTCCTTTCCAGGTGTAATGGAAAATGACTTTCCATCCAATATTTCGATTAATGAACATACGTTTTAAGGCAAGCGAAGGCAACTAAGCTTTATGTAGAATTTTCAGCATTAAAAGATTTAATGCAGGATATTAACGTAAAAAAGAATCAAAAGTTTTTAATACAGGAAGAGTGAAAAAAGTAAGAGTAATAAAAGGGAAATAGATAGTGTGATTAAGCATAATAGTATAACGGACAAACTAAATCAATAAGATATTATAACGTAATAGAAACGTTATAATGTTATTTAATAACTTAATCATATCAATACCATTTCTTCCCTCACTATCGAACAATATTTATATACACTAATCATTTAACCCCTTATACTGTACTTTTTTTAAAGGTTGAATGATTAGTTTACCAATTAGCCTGAGTAAATACTACACCCCGATGATCTTCCAATCCAAAGAAAATACGTAGAGCCGTACGGCCTTCTAGATCTTTTTCCCAAACGTAACGGTATTGCTTTCGAGCGGCGGCGATCTCCGTAGCATTTGCTGGCCTTTTGAAGTTTTTGCCGGCATAGCAACTATACTCACCCCGGTAGGTTCCTTGTTGAGGCGTAAGGGTGAAAGTCTGATCGCCCAGCTGCATTTTACCTTTCCAATACGTGTAGGAACTGGTGCTGCAATTGTAGTAGGTTGCCGAATTTAAAACGTACATTTCGAACGTACCATTAGCCTGTAGATGCAAAGCCATCGCTTGCTCGTTGGCAGCTCCTTTGTAACTGCCGTCGGTTCCCCAAAAGCTGCTTGGAGAAAAGCGGCCGTAACTCCATTTTCCCGTCGGTGGCAAACTGGCCCCTAGTGTTGTCGTACTGAAAACAAATACCAGTATCAAAAGCTGTTTGAACGAAAAAATCATAAGGATTGATTGAAGGAAAACGTTTGTTTTGAATGCAACCTAGAACAACCGCTAACCATTACCCAGTCCTATCCGCTTCAGCTGTCTGGAATTACGGCTGAATTCAATCGATTTTAGGTTGAATTGTACGCTTGATGGTACCAGAAACTTTCCTTACTATTAATAACGCCCCCGTCTAATCTATTGGTTTGGAGCAAAAATTGACTCGTATGAAATCTTACTGGTTAGCTATGTTTTTAACGCTGTTTCTGCAACCGGTACTGGCCCAGAAGAAGATCTGCATCACAATCGATGATTTGCCGGGCGTGGCTTATCATCCACTTACGGCGGCAGATCAGGATTTACTCACGCAACAATTGCTTGCACCGCTGCAAGAATACCGCGTTCCTGCCGTAGGGTTTGTTATTGGCAATCAGTTAGTAAGCAATCAGCAGATTGATCCGGGAAAACGAGCTCTTTTACAACGGTGGTTGGAGGCCGGTATGGAACTGGGTAATCACACCTTCGCTCACCGGGGCTTCAATGCGATTTCTGCACAGGCTTATCAACGGGATGTCTGGGAAGCCGATGCCTTGTTACGTCCCTGGTTAATTCAGCAAAATCAACCCTTGCGGTACTTCCGTCATCCGTATTTACAACGCGGTGATACGCTGGCTAAACGCGATTCGCTAGTTTCCTATCTAGCTCAATTACATTATCAGGAAGCCCCCGTAACCATTGATAACGGGGATTACCTATTTTCAAAAGCTTACGAAAAAGCGGGTTCAGCTGATTCAATTGGGCAGCAGTACGTGCACTATATGCTAGCCGTAGTGGACTACTATGAATCACAAACCCAGGCTTTATTTCACCGACCAATAGCCCAGATTCTGGGCATCCATGCCAATCCGATCAATGCTCGTTATTTAAGCGTTTTGTTGGCAAGTCTGCGGGAGCGGGGTTACCAGTTTATTTCCCTTGCGGACGCGTTACAGGATTCTGCTTACCAAATGGCGGATAACTACGTTGGCGAAGCCGGTATTTCCTGGATTCATCGCTGGGCCCTGAGCCAGGGTAAAAAAGGAGCTTTTTTCAAGGGCGAACCAGAGGTGCCCGTGGCCATTGCAGCACTTGCCGAGGCAAAATGAATCAATATAACTTTTCACACTTTATCCAATCCGAGTTTCAGTTTTATCCAAATCCGCTATACTGACCTTAGATTTCTTTAGTTGTAAGCTAGAAAGGGTGGGATAGGGTCAAATTGGTAGGAAAGAGTTAAAGATTAACTTCACAACTATTTAACATAAGGTCAATTATATAACAAATTATAGTATTCTAAATAATTCCTATTCGCTGTCTCTTTTAAACTTGTATATCTGCTACTCGTATCTTTACCCAGTTTATATCGTATTGCCTTTATGCGTTAACAGACCTTCTGCATGCGACCCTTTATTCTTATCCTGGCTATCCTAACAAGCATCAACGCGTGGGCTCAGGAATCGGATTTTGATCGAGAAATGCTCGTACAGATGAAGCGTTTGCAACTACCGGGTCTGGCCGTTGCGAAGGTGGAAGCGGGTAAAGTCGCCTGGTCCGGTTACTACGGCTATCAGAATCTGGAACAGCAGATTCCGGTTTCTGCTCAAACCGTTTTTCACATTGCTTCCCTAAGCAAAACCATCACGGCAGCAGCCCTTATGCAGCTCAGCGGACGGGGTTATTTTTCACTGGATGACGCCATTAACCGCTTTTTACCGTTTTCAGTGAAAAACCCACATCGGCCTAATCAACCTATCACTTTTCGCCATTTACTACGGCATCGATCTTCCATTCATGATAATCTGGATTATCTGCTGCCTTTTTGGGAAGCAGCGTATCAAGGTCCGCCCCTTGACTTAGAACCTTTCTTACGAAACTATCTGACTACCCAAGGCACCCACTATCACCCCGAAAAGAACTTCATTCCGGCAACTCCGGGCAGTACGTTTGATTATTCAAACATGGGGTATGCTCTCTTGGGCTACTTGGTAGAACAAATCTCGAAAATGCCCTTTGATGCCTACTGTCAAAAAAACTTGTTCGCACCGCTGGGCATGAACCAAACCGCCTGGTTTCCTAAACAGTTGGATGCTCATACACTGGCAACGCCCTACGTATTCTCTGACTCCTTACAAGCCTATCTACCGCAATCGCAACGTACGTTTCCCGATTATCCAGCTGGCCAATTACGTTGTAGTCTGGACGATCTCGCTACATTTCTGATCGGCTGGACTAGTGATGGTACTTTTCAGGGGAAAACCATTATTGACAGCGGAGCCGTGCAAACACTTACCCCGAAAGATATGAGTCTGGGTTTTCACACCTGGTTTATGTATATATTCAATACCGAAACGCCGATGTACAGTCACAATGGCCATGAACCCGGTGTATCCACGTATATGCTGTATGACCCCTTCTCAAAAAAGGGTTTAATTATTTTATCCAATGGTGATCTCACGTCTTACACCGATTGGCGGAAGCTAATCGACCTTTGCTATCGAAGGCCTTAGTGGGTACTAGAGGTTTGAACCACCACTCGTGGTAAGCAAACCCAATCCATTCCCAAAGCACTCGCCAAATACTTCCTTTTTTAGTCCCTAACTAGTTTTCTTTTATCCGTATATATTCTATCCTCAATACCTATACGCCCTTACTGGAGGGAGAGGTTAGAATTGTATCAGTATTCGCGAAACGCAAGCCTAAGATTCCATCGACTTTCGAACAATTTTGCAAAGGTTCTCCGGTCGAATACGGGTTTGCCAGTCATTTATAATGCGTACTGATTCATGAAAAGATTCCTATTCGCTGCGGCTATCCTTTTGGGCAAGGCTACTGTGCCGGTGTGTGGCCAGTCCATCATGCCCGAACGAACGAATGCTAAGATAAAAGTTCAGCCCGTCGTACCGATCCGGGCATACGGCTTCCCGTTGAGTCAAGTCCAACTACTCGACAGTCCTTTCCGCCAGGCCATGCAGGCCGATGTCGCTTTCCTGAAAGACCTGGAAGCAGACCGGCTGTTAGCGGACTTTCGAAGCCATTCGGGCCTCAAACCCAAAGCCGAAAAGTACGGAGGCTGGGAATCTTCCGGACTGGCGGGCCATACGCTGGGCCATTACCTGTCGGCCTGTGCCATGCATTACGCCAGCAGTAAAGACCCGGAATATCTCAAGCGGGTAAATTACATCGTGGATGAATTGGCGGAATGCCAGAAAGCCCGTAAAACGGGATACATCGGAGCTATTCCTAAAGAAGATACGGTTTTTGCGGAAGTCGCTCGCGGCGATATCCGCTCCCGGGGTTTTGACCTCAACGGAGCCTGGTCACCCTGGTATACGGTGCATAAAGTCATGGCGGGTTTGCTAGATGCGTACCTGTATTGCGACAATGCGAAAGCACTCACTATCAATGTCGGGATGGCGAATTGGGTTGATCAAACGCTGAAAAACCTCAACGACGAGCAGATTCAGAAAATGCTGTTATGTGAATACGGCGGCATGAATGATGTACTGGTGAATACCTACGCTCTGACGAAGAACAAGAAGTTTCTGGATCTCTCCTACAAATTTCATGACCGCTGGATTCTGGATTCGCTGGCCCATCACAAAGACATTCTCCCCGGCAAGCATTCCAATACCCAAATTCCCAAGCTGATTGGTACGGTTCGTCGCTATCAGCTAACCGGAAAGAAAGAAGACCTGGAAAGTGCTTCTTTCTTCTGGAATACCGTAGTCAACCATCACTCCTACGCGACCG
This portion of the Siphonobacter curvatus genome encodes:
- a CDS encoding DUF421 domain-containing protein — encoded protein: MNPDDIKIDDWLRIFYGELPASYFIEVIIRMTFVYLLLMVCIRIMGRRMASQLNRNEMAALTSLAAAIGMPVLSPDRGLLPAIAIAIIIVAGQRWISRIASRNEKFEAITQDDMEILVKDGVLELKAMQHSRITRERLFAELRAASILHLGQVRRLYIEANGKFTLIENEKPKPGLSVIPNEDQELIEEQPKANDRLVCKNCGNTMFQPLKPENECNHCKDVNWIPPIKSEA
- a CDS encoding YetF domain-containing protein, with protein sequence MKKSDIQLDDWNRILWGMAPPIFFLEVLFRTLIIYLFLLVMMRLLGKRMNGQLSITEMGVMLTTGAILSPSMQAPDRGIGLGIFAMICALLYQRYTTLWGFKNKTVEMIMQGTTTVLVRDGVLDVSELMGNRISHQQLFSVLRTEKYYNLGEVKRVYLEASGLFSIYPEKEPKPGLSTLPPNVSDTSIHTIQREVTELAVCCNCGKTVEKKTHPGPCPHCQAEDWGTAIL
- a CDS encoding iron-containing alcohol dehydrogenase encodes the protein MLNFEFKNPTKLIFGTGKIAQLAQEIPADARVLLLYGGGSIKTNGIYDQVKAALASYDIVEFGGIPANPEYEVLLQALSVIKEQSITYLLAVGGGSVIDGTKFLASAAYYTGPEPWDILSQSIRTEHGMPFGTVLTLPATGSEMNSGAVITRAETQEKRSMGGPGLFPAFSILDPQVVRSVPQRQLANGITDAFTHVLEQYMTYPVGARLQDRFAESIMQTLIEIAPVIMQNPADTDAAGDFMYCCTMALNGLIQKGVPTDWAVHAMGHELTALYNIDHARTLAIIAPSHYRYNFRTKREKLTQYGQRVWGLTGPPEEVAIRAIGRTEEFFHSLDIKTKLSQYTENYEGTAERIEERFTERGWLGLGEHKSLTPQDVRTIVEMSY
- a CDS encoding alpha-amylase family protein, encoding MLKRFIPLILLLLGSMAYGQSHTDWPRSMPWWKANNLRVIQFNMPAYEAATMQPDSIVEDLQRSSANTLLINIGGIMAFYPTKLDFHYQNPYLRSPTLMDDLIRKCHQQGIRVMVRFDFSRVHESIFKAHPDWCYLSPKGERVYNTDMVMVSINAPYVQTKAFEIIAEVMDRFPIDGIFLNMPGYQVNNPYEGVYHGIDQNEHDQKRFAAYSKGLRLPEKENKGDSVYKVYEAFKKFTVDDWTKRLHELIKSKNPQVALCTYMDEYVDIIRHESQSSTTLPYWPYTASDNVNNAVHSYPDHIISNASIQQISFQSRYNAVEPEEVRIRLYENIANGSGLDISMMGDMRGYEDERNFKVIRQVYAHHKAYEKYFGRYRSVARIALIAPGSWPSGLPMQEYRGLQLMLKEAHLPFDIIEDSQLARRVQDLKKYRVLLLPDLTYLSAASVEALKQISQQGTSLLATNRTLSDHPVALAELFGAKVVQGEHDGSGFYLTPERQAPFKRFPGQKMLFWKFNLGLYDFSAADTTYLPILAKGRPGPPEIIGGHDPTGYYAMGLKTYGKSTNALLPIHLGRLYYQHGYQQHKNLLLDVLDRLYPSAGRLVQTNAPDRVEVIVQEFTENTPQKIQQSASDGWIVHLVNLTGFSGNTYFAPIPLQQLRFQMACPFKPSRIHVLGQKGTLPFSYQKGTVAFTLPSLASFAGIVLAR
- a CDS encoding glycoside hydrolase family 15 protein, translated to MRMNQTPIDQHGLIGNMNTAALVSCNGTIDFLCLPRFDSPTVFAQLLDSEKGGYFSIRPTFSDLTYKQLYLTDTAILVTRFFSDDGIAELTDFMPVHEEGSRMTVIRKLMAVRGNIEFEIQCKPRFSYGRISHEAQTNEMGIRFTDADGQELQLYSEIPLELSESDVVSRFQLEEGKTLCFILCEESKLCKESKTPESSIADLCKTYYDATHAFWKTWTRQSTYKGRWREIVIRSAITLKLMSSHEHGSVVAAPTFGLPESLGGERNWDYRYAWIRDSAFTMFAFLKLGFLDEARRFMDWVEQHCLNESLKLMYTIDGQTPPQEEELSHFSGHNDSKPVLIGNGAVTQRQMDIYGELIDTIYLFNKYGGHITYEFWKKLSKEVEFVCGHWRLPDHGMWEIRGEEKQFLHSFMMCWVALDRAIRIGDERSFPYPREQWYRVRDEIYDFIFNEFWCEEKEAFVQVRGGHALDASVLLMPLVQFITPNEPHWQKTMLAIERELKLDVLIYRYRNEETQIDGLDGEEGTFTMCSFWFVECLTKGGQIERASNFFEKILGYANTLGLFSEQLSKRGEQLGNYPQALTHLALITAAIELDRNLGS